From one Xiphophorus hellerii strain 12219 chromosome 18, Xiphophorus_hellerii-4.1, whole genome shotgun sequence genomic stretch:
- the gap43 gene encoding neuromodulin isoform X1, protein MLCCIRRTKPVEKNEDADQKIEQDGTPNKPEDKAHKAATKIQASFRGHITRKKMKDGEEEKDGDSPAAEEAENGEEMKKVEGEEAPAKQEETTGEDAKKEGEETNQAKTPGADKPANSPAGTATSPVAAAPAAASPTAATAPSEPQKEEPKAEEKPKEVEATAKSPTTATAEEKKEEKSEEKKEEARKADVPAAVSPTAEKEEPNQTNDKKGMRITELHLDKNLLKVFNWTQILLVNSNNIEAITRCKM, encoded by the exons GTGGAGAAGAATGAAGATGCAGATCAGAAGATTGAACAGGATGGCACCCCCAACAAGCCTGAAGACAAGGCTCACAAGGCTGCCACCAAAATACAGGCAAGCTTCCGTGGACACATAACTCGGAAAAAGATGAAAGATGGAGAAGAAGAGAAGGATGGAGACAGCCCTGCTGCAGAAGAGGCAGAAAACGGAGAGGAGATGAAGAAGGTGGAGGGAGAAGAGGCACCTGCTAAGCAGGAGGAAACTACAGGAGAGGATGCCAAGAAGGAGGGGGAGGAGACAAACCAGGCCAAAACCCCAGGAGCAGATAAGCCAGCTAACTCTCCTGCAGGCACAGCAACATCTCCCgtagcagcagctccagctgctgcctctccCACGGCTGCCACAGCCCCCTCTGAACCTCAGAAAGAGGAGCCGAAGGCCGAGGAGAAGCCCAAAGAGGTGGAGGCCACAGCCAAGAGTCCCACCACAGCCACAGCCgaggagaaaaaggaggagaagagtgaggagaagaaggaggaggccAGAAAAGCCGATGTGCCTGCTGCTGTCAGTCCGACAGCTGAAAAGGAGGAGCCTAACcaaacaaatgataaaaaaggTATGCGGATCACAGAGCTCCATTTAGATAAGAATCTTCTCAAGGTGTTTAATTGGACAC AAATACTTCTAGTTAATTCCAACAATATAGAAGCAATTACTAggtgtaaaatgtaa